The following proteins come from a genomic window of Aspergillus oryzae RIB40 DNA, chromosome 4:
- a CDS encoding SNAP receptor SNC2 (synaptobrevin/VAMP-like protein), with protein sequence MSEQPYDPYIPSGSTTNAPAGASAAQNGDPRTREIDKKIQETVDTMRSNIFKVSERGERLDSLQDKTDNLAVSAQGFRRGANRVRKQMWWKDMKMRVCLVICVILLLVVIIVPAGSSLFPRH encoded by the exons ATGTCTGAACAACCTTACGACCCCTATATCCCTTCGGGCTCTACCACCAACGCCCCAGCTGGGGCCAGTGCCGCGCAGAATGGCGATCCCAGGACAAGGGAAATCGACAAG AAAATCCAGGAGACTGTGGATACCATGCGGTCGAATATCTTCAAGGTTTCCGAACGTGGTGAACGTCTAGACTCTTTACAAGATAAGACTGATAACCTGGCCGTATCGGCTCAGGGTTTCCGCAGGGGTGCAAACCGCGTACGGAAGCAAATGTGGTGGAAAGACATGAAGATGCGCGTATGCTTGGTGATTTGTGTCATCCTCTTGCTTGTGGTTATTATTGTGCCTGCCG GGTCGTCATTATTCCCGCGCCACTGA
- a CDS encoding proteasome regulatory particle base subunit RPN10 (26S proteasome regulatory complex, subunit RPN10/PSMD4): MRVHPQSAVGLMSMGGKGPEVLSTFTSDFGAILAGLHRTKIHGTAHLSSSIQVAGLALKHRSEKSQRQRIIVFSCSPIEEDEKSLVKLAKKMKKINVSIDVIAFGDLESDQTKKLEAFVENVKGGDGSHLAIIPPGPNLLSEELQMTPILGGDGAGAGDAGAGGETGDFGFEDAAENDPELAFALRLSLEEEKNRQEKEKREREEQERKANLDNIPEEGQSGESSGSKDKKEDGDKMDTA, encoded by the exons ATGCGCGTACATCCCCAGTCAGCCGTCGGACTTATGAGCATGGGTGGAAAGGGTCCTGAGGTTTTATCGACTTTCACCTCCGACTTTGGTGCTATCCTGGCCGGTCTGCACCGCACTAAGATTCACGGCACTGCCCACCTTAGCTCCAGTATACAAGTGGCCGGT CTCGCTTTGAAACATCGCTCCGAGAAGTCCCAACGCCAACGCATCATCGTGTTCTCGTGCTCTCcgatcgaagaagatgagaagtCATTGGTTAAGCTGGctaagaagatgaagaagatcaatgTATCTATCGACGTTATCGCCTTCGGAGACCTCGAATCCGACCAAACTAAGAAGCTTGAGGCGTTCGTCGAGAACGTCAAAGGTGGCGACGGCTCGCACCTAGCCATTATCCCTCCTGGTCCGAACCTGTTGAGCGAGGAGCTTCAGATGACACCCATTCTGGGCGGCGATGGTGCTGGAGCAGGCGACGCAGGTGCAGGTGGTGAAACCGGCGACTTTGGATTCGAAGATGCGGCTGAGAACGATCCCGAATTGGCGTTCGCCCTACGCTTATctctggaagaagagaagaaccggcaagagaaggaaaagcgggAGCGGGAGGAGCAAGAACGCAAAGCCAACCTGGATAATATTCCTGAGGAAGGACAATCAGGTGAATCGAGCGGgagcaaagacaagaaggaggacGGTGACAAGATGGACACCGCGTAG
- a CDS encoding uncharacterized protein (predicted protein) has product MASLTSKRKSRDDDAYPVDEARTPTGSPPKKRLRVTRNQKQALIDNLQLEAISVNPAMRKASAASPSPRRTKRQSHEGLYSDKENAPATGEQLDVLKNPKRRAKPGAAAGTSRVVSQEVRGADFRILSPKSSNSRTYPQSPLRASPEKSQNSSYLSRPMPSLKPSSPLKAAPTSLAGSLESARLRTTKGTPSVATANRPASQASKRPASRATTASKTTTRSPLPRPATRQLERRGSVSSSTSSGTTVTKPTRTGANARKVTAASTASSTAKKAVANSQTTSATAKRNAASATRKTAAPAGGEAPTTGRRVLRKRA; this is encoded by the exons ATGGCTTCCCTTACATCCAAACGAAAGTCTCGCGACGACGACGCGTACCCTGTCGATGAAGCTAGAACGCCTACCGGTAGTCCTCCTAAGAAGAGACTCCGAGTAACCCGAAACCAAAAACAGGCACTTATCGATAATCTGCAGCTAGAGG CTATTTCGGTTAATCCTGCCATGCGGAAGGCTTCTGCTGCAAGCCCGAGTCCGCGCAGGACGAAGAGACAGAG TCACGAAGGTCTCTACTCCGATAAGGAAAATGCCCCTGCGACAGGGGAACAGCTTGATGTACTCAAGAACCCAAAGAGACGCGCTAAACCCGGCGCTGCTGCCGGTACTTCGCGGGTGGTCTCCCAAGAAGTTAGAGGGGCAGACTTCAGAATTCTTTCTCCAAAATCATCAAACTCTAGGACATATCCACAATCACCGCTTCGCGCATCCCCCGAGAAATCTCAGAATTCCTCTTACCTCTCACGGCCGATGCCATCGCTAAAGCCTTCTAGTCCACTCAAGGCTGCGCCAACTAGCCTGGCCGGATCCCTGGAAAGCGCGCGCCTTCGTACCACGAAAGGCACACCGTCTGTAGCAACAGCAAACAGACCCGCTTCGCAAGCATCCAAGAGGCCAGCAAGTAGGGCCACTACGGCATCTAAGACGACGACACGGTCGCCCTTGCCACGACCCGCTACCCGTCAGCTTGAGCGCAGAGGTAGTGTCTCGTCCTCCACGTCATCTGGCACAACTGTCACCAAGCCGACGCGGACAGGTGCAAACGCAAGGAAGGTGACAGCCGCATCAACAGCTAGCTCCACAGCTAAAAAGGCTGTCGCAAATAGCCAAACGACTTCCGCAACTGCCAAACGTAACGCCGCGTCGGCTACCAGGAAGACCGCCGCTCCCGCAGGAGGTGAAGCTCCGACAACGGGACGGAGGGTCCTCCGCAAACGCGCTTAA
- a CDS encoding enoyl-CoA hydratase/isomerase family protein (predicted protein) codes for MTTLFTVPISSTGGSFVCSNPTASEKEKNIYLLTFTSPKDNRLTPTFIDAFILALDIIEHRYPKGVVITTSGIPKFYSNGLDLELALSTEGFLDKWLWKLFRRFLTFPMPTICLLNGHAFAGGLMLAMYHDYRIQNPSKGLLCINELEFGVPLQSPMMSIFREKLTPSSFRDLILEAKRFGGPESVKAGLVDGVGGLEEVLTLIRERGLQKKAATGIYGTMKEEMYRHSLDILDGHTANLAWREQLEDKKDQAQRDGLKAVEAFEKQRNAKL; via the exons ATGACGACCCTTTTTACTGTTCCAATTTCCTCTACTGGCGGAAGCTTCGTCTGCTCCAACCCCACAGCCtcggagaaggagaagaatatttACCTACTCACATTTACATCCCCGAAGGATAACAGACTTACCCCGACATTCATAGATGCCTTTATACTTGCATTGGATATTATCGAGCACAGATACCCCAAGGGAGTGGTGATTACCACCAGTGGCATTCCCAAGTTCTATAGCAATGGATTAGATCTCGAGCTTGCTCTCAGCACGGAGGGCTTCTTGGACAAGTGGTTGTGGAAACTGTTCCGCCGATTCCTGAC ATTTCCCATGCCTACTATTTGCCTCTTGAACGGACACGCTTTTGCTGGCGGCCTCATGCTGGCCATGTATCATGACTATCGAATCCAGAACCCCTCCAAGGGCCTTCTCTGCATCAACGAATTGGAATTTGGAGTCCCGCTCCAATCGCCCATGATGAGCATCTTCCGAGAGAAGTTGACgccctcttcttttcgggACCTTATCCTCGAAGCTAAACGGTTTGGAGGTCCTGAGTCCGTCAAGGCCGGTCTTGTAGATGGTGTGGGCGGGCTGGAAGAGGTTTTGACGCTTATCCGGGAGCGTGGGCTGCAGAAGAAAGCGGCCACTGGTATTTATGGGACcatgaaagaggaaatgTACCGTCATTcgctggatatcctggatggCCATACTGCCAATCTGGCTTGGAGGGAACAGttggaggacaagaaggaccaGGCGCAAAGGGATGGTCTGAAAGCTGTCGAGGCGTTTGAGAAGCAGAGGAATGCGAAGCTTTGA
- a CDS encoding putative O-methyltransferase (O-methyltransferase) gives MLGSIAINGVSRFMCSTRHGVWTSAIGFACSVRDSTRYFVIAAISHVRKTQYTRRCPRRSMLINQTIEAKARALHEHIFSKPEDTYAGKPWDVVKAINDFADESRMMTFKNAKIEASRQQIAKIQPAPKTFIEFGGYVGASAIAWGAILRELNNTDSAVDVNVYTFELSPVNAGIARDLIRLAGLENTVHVLEGPAADSLKRLFEEGKLKEAGVDVAFFDHWEQFYLPDLQLCEDLGLFRKGSKVIADNTDFPGAPAYLEYVKSGGRQGGSYRYETESIETASNCGPVSSPYLYLNICVVVGTDCFSEHRRVLYLIWHSLHDEISRPAPLFPSAVKAHCRHVKQVTH, from the exons ATGCTAGGATCTATAGCCATCAATGGCGTTTCTCGGTTCATGTGCTCTACGAGACATGGGGTATGGACTTCAGCAATAGGTTTTGCCTGTAGCGTGCGGGACTCAACTAGGTATTTCGTCATAGCTGCTATATCTCACGTACGTAAGACTCAGTATACTAGGCGATGTCCGAGGCGGAGTATGCTAAT AAACCAGACCATTGAAGCCAAGGCCAGGGCTCTCCATGAGCACATCTTCTCTAAGCCAGAGGATACTTATGCCGGCAAGCCCTGGGATGTGGTGAAAGCTATCAACGACTTTGCGGACGAAAGCCGCATGATGACCTTCAAGAATGCCAAGATCGAAGCTTCCAGGCAGCAAATAGCAAAGATCCAGCCAGCCCCTAAGACCTTTATCGAATTTGGTGGATATGTTGGGGCCTCAGCCATCGCCTGGGGTGCTATTCTGCGTGAACTCAACAATACAGATAGTGCAGTTGACGTCAATGTATACACATTTGAGCTGAGCCCGGTCAACGCTGGTATTGCACGGGATCTCATTCGGCTAGCCGGCTTGGAGAACACCGTGCATGTTCTCGAAGGACCAGCTGCAGACTCGCTGAAGCGGTTATTCGAAGAGGGGAAGTTGAAGGAGGCGGGCGTGGATGTAGCCTTTTTCGACCACTGGGAGCAGTTCTACCTCCCGGATCTGCAGCTTTGCGAGGATCTAGGCTTGTTCAGGAAGGGCTCCAAAGTCATTGCTGATAACACGGATTTCCCGGGTGCACCTGCCTACCTTGAGTATGTGAAATCTGGTGGGCGGCAAGGCGGGTCTTATCGTTATGAGACTGAGTCTATTGAGACTGCCTCGAACTGTGGTCCTGTGAGTTCCCCCTACCTATACCTGAATATTTGCGTGGTTGTTGGTACTGATTGTTTTTCAGAGCATCGTCGAG TTCTGTATTTGATATGGCATTCTCTTC ATGACGAGATATCGCGGCCAGCTCCATTGTTCCCATCAGCGG TTAAGGCTCATTGCCGCCATGTCAAGCAGGTGACACATTGA